Proteins from one Listeria innocua genomic window:
- a CDS encoding FTR1 family iron permease: MGQKLLGRFMLLLSVLAVVLTINFSETFAAEKPNIDKPVKALEQTETAVEALDYPKAKEAFQEDKLWWSENKQVVKEKSYDLAGQIDRQIAEISLGILNNDKQQAMDGITSLHNLLKTYQEGTYTDNEGNTNITLSSYIAKLTATKKLIDEKEWAKASTQIQDLKTEWLAVEGDVVSQSQAAYDNTERDLMLLDAYINDPTKQAKTADVLDGMTEELKPFADVTYTWFDAALIPFREGLEALLIIATLLTYTKRTKTRAAKRWIIGGTAAGLVVSLALGMVVAFWLSALAFGDNNNLINGWAGLIASIMMLYVSYWLHRNSDITRWNNYMEGKSNQALSNGKMISFAFLAFLAILREGLETVVFLIGMVGRMSNFELLMGILAGLGVLLIIAFVMLRYSVHIPVKPFFMISSAIVFYLCFKFMGSGIHSLQLAGVIPTSVEDYLPSIPALSIYPSWYSFLPQVLLVIFGLIILIKQKIKKRADSKKEFAQGGKS; encoded by the coding sequence ATGGGGCAAAAGCTTCTAGGCCGATTTATGTTGCTATTAAGCGTTTTAGCAGTGGTTTTGACTATCAATTTTAGTGAAACCTTTGCTGCAGAAAAACCGAATATTGATAAACCCGTCAAAGCATTAGAGCAAACTGAAACGGCAGTGGAAGCCCTTGATTATCCTAAAGCGAAGGAAGCTTTTCAAGAAGATAAATTATGGTGGTCAGAAAATAAACAAGTTGTTAAAGAAAAATCATATGACTTGGCAGGACAAATTGATCGGCAAATTGCGGAAATATCGCTTGGGATTTTAAATAATGATAAACAGCAAGCGATGGATGGGATCACTTCACTTCATAATTTGCTCAAGACCTATCAAGAGGGTACATATACGGATAACGAAGGCAATACAAACATTACTCTATCAAGCTATATTGCAAAACTGACTGCGACAAAGAAGCTGATAGATGAGAAAGAATGGGCAAAAGCATCAACCCAAATTCAAGACTTAAAAACAGAGTGGCTTGCGGTGGAAGGTGATGTGGTCAGTCAATCGCAAGCAGCTTACGATAATACCGAGCGCGATTTAATGTTGCTTGATGCGTATATTAATGATCCTACTAAACAAGCCAAAACAGCAGATGTTCTAGATGGGATGACGGAGGAGTTAAAACCTTTTGCAGATGTGACTTACACTTGGTTCGATGCTGCGCTAATTCCATTTCGAGAAGGACTTGAAGCACTTTTGATTATCGCGACACTTCTTACTTATACAAAAAGAACGAAGACACGCGCGGCGAAAAGATGGATTATCGGCGGGACTGCAGCTGGTTTGGTGGTTAGTTTGGCGCTTGGCATGGTCGTGGCGTTTTGGCTATCAGCGCTTGCCTTTGGAGATAATAATAATTTAATTAATGGTTGGGCTGGGCTGATTGCGAGTATTATGATGCTCTATGTCAGCTACTGGTTACATCGAAATTCAGATATTACTCGTTGGAATAACTACATGGAAGGAAAAAGTAATCAAGCACTCTCCAATGGAAAAATGATTTCCTTTGCATTTTTAGCATTTTTAGCGATTTTGCGGGAAGGTTTAGAAACGGTTGTTTTTCTAATTGGCATGGTTGGGCGGATGTCGAATTTTGAGCTGTTAATGGGAATTTTGGCGGGACTTGGTGTGTTGCTTATTATTGCTTTTGTGATGTTGCGATATAGCGTACATATTCCTGTGAAGCCATTCTTTATGATTTCTAGCGCGATTGTGTTTTACTTATGCTTTAAATTTATGGGGTCAGGAATTCACAGTTTGCAACTTGCTGGAGTCATTCCAACATCAGTAGAAGATTACTTGCCATCTATTCCAGCGCTAAGTATTTACCCATCTTGGTATAGCTTTTTACCACAAGTATTACTCGTTATTTTTGGATTAATTATTTTAATAAAACAAAAAATTAAAAAAAGAGCGGATTCTAAAAAGGAATTCGCACAAGGGGGAAAATCATGA
- the efeO gene encoding iron uptake system protein EfeO: MKKWIIVMLTILTAVLVVGCGGTGTEDKAETKKETTKESKQANAVKKEVKEMKSNLDDVKKAIADKDKSALQSSAAELHKHWLEFENNVRDLYPLQYTDVEKYETPIFYESKNDSPNFDKLNDNATGLDASLDTLAKAKETKAKTSEVLDKAVDNYYKYVTDQVDEFVAQTEIFTNAVKSGDIEKAKATYVSPRLNYERIEPIAESFGDLDPKIDARINDVENEADWTGFHVIERALWEKKSLDGMDVYADKLLTDAKALQAEVKNLKLEPKPMVAGAMELLNEAATTKITGEEEAYSHTDLDDLNANVEGSKVVYQAIIPALNAQDKDLADQIDAAFNKMEDTLANYKNGDSFVLYTTLTKDQIREISDQLSHLSELMAQTGKIF, encoded by the coding sequence ATGAAAAAATGGATTATTGTTATGTTGACTATTTTAACAGCAGTATTGGTTGTTGGTTGCGGTGGAACAGGTACAGAAGATAAGGCAGAAACAAAAAAGGAAACAACAAAAGAAAGTAAACAAGCAAATGCGGTCAAAAAAGAAGTAAAAGAAATGAAATCAAACTTGGATGACGTGAAAAAAGCCATTGCGGACAAAGACAAGAGCGCGCTTCAATCTAGTGCAGCTGAACTACATAAACATTGGTTAGAATTTGAAAACAACGTCCGTGACTTGTATCCATTACAATATACAGATGTCGAAAAATATGAAACACCAATTTTCTATGAATCAAAAAATGATAGCCCGAATTTTGATAAATTAAATGACAATGCGACTGGACTTGACGCATCGCTAGATACACTTGCAAAAGCCAAAGAAACAAAAGCAAAAACTTCCGAAGTGCTTGATAAAGCGGTAGATAATTATTATAAATACGTAACAGATCAAGTAGATGAATTCGTTGCACAAACTGAAATCTTCACGAATGCTGTGAAATCTGGTGATATTGAAAAAGCAAAAGCTACCTATGTTTCGCCACGCTTGAATTATGAACGCATTGAACCAATTGCAGAAAGCTTTGGCGACCTAGATCCAAAAATCGATGCACGTATTAACGATGTGGAAAATGAAGCAGACTGGACTGGTTTCCACGTTATTGAACGCGCGCTTTGGGAAAAGAAATCACTTGATGGCATGGACGTTTACGCAGATAAACTTTTAACAGATGCAAAGGCGCTTCAAGCGGAAGTGAAAAACTTGAAATTAGAGCCAAAACCAATGGTCGCAGGTGCGATGGAATTACTGAATGAAGCCGCAACAACGAAGATTACTGGGGAAGAAGAAGCGTACTCTCACACGGATTTAGACGATTTAAATGCGAATGTGGAAGGTTCAAAAGTAGTCTACCAAGCGATTATTCCAGCTTTAAATGCTCAAGATAAAGACTTAGCTGACCAAATTGATGCAGCTTTCAACAAAATGGAAGACACATTAGCGAACTACAAAAATGGTGATTCATTCGTACTCTATACAACGCTTACGAAAGACCAAATTCGTGAAATCAGTGACCAATTGAGCCATCTTTCCGAATTAATGGCACAAACAGGTAAAATTTTCTAA
- the efeB gene encoding iron uptake transporter deferrochelatase/peroxidase subunit, which translates to MTDKKSDNQTEKTEVKENKGMTRREMLKLSAVAGTGIAVGATGLGTILNVVDHVDKALTPKEKAETGVPFYATNQAGIITAQQTYCYIASFDIQTDSRQILKDLFGKWTKFADLTASGGVLRDVDNDMLPPNDTGEADGLGISNFTVTLGYGPTFFEKDGKDRFGVRAKKPKYLEKIPHMAHDSLDEAYSDGDLCIQVCADDQQVAFHGIRNFIRLASGVAVVRWIEEGFLSAPKNETPRNLFGFKDGTANVDHDSNKGYKDVVWAENDEPEWMRNGSYLGYRKIQMLIEIWDRSSLLDQEDTFGRKKASGAPYHKKHEHDKVDPSKLPADSHVRLAKDTKQQMHRRAYSYTNGIDKSTGTIDAGLLFICFTQNPSKQFLPMLSIMGKMDKLNEYTVPIGSAMFACQGGLAPGEIFGEKLL; encoded by the coding sequence ATGACAGATAAGAAGAGCGATAATCAAACGGAAAAGACAGAAGTCAAGGAAAACAAAGGAATGACTCGGCGTGAAATGCTAAAACTTTCTGCTGTAGCTGGGACCGGTATTGCCGTTGGGGCAACTGGTCTTGGCACGATTTTAAATGTGGTGGATCATGTGGATAAGGCGCTCACTCCGAAAGAAAAAGCGGAAACAGGTGTACCGTTTTATGCGACAAATCAAGCGGGAATTATTACTGCGCAACAAACCTATTGTTACATCGCCAGTTTTGATATTCAAACCGATTCACGTCAAATTTTGAAAGATTTATTTGGAAAATGGACAAAATTTGCGGATTTAACGGCAAGTGGCGGGGTTCTGCGCGATGTGGATAATGACATGTTACCGCCGAACGATACCGGGGAAGCTGATGGGTTAGGAATTTCTAACTTCACAGTGACACTAGGTTATGGTCCGACTTTTTTTGAAAAAGATGGCAAAGATCGATTTGGTGTAAGGGCGAAAAAGCCGAAGTATCTAGAAAAAATTCCACATATGGCGCATGATAGTTTGGATGAAGCTTATTCTGATGGTGATCTTTGTATCCAAGTGTGCGCTGATGATCAGCAAGTCGCTTTCCACGGAATTCGTAATTTTATTCGTTTAGCGAGCGGTGTTGCTGTAGTTCGCTGGATTGAAGAAGGTTTCCTGAGTGCGCCAAAAAACGAGACGCCACGCAATCTATTTGGCTTTAAAGATGGAACAGCAAACGTTGACCATGACTCAAACAAAGGCTACAAAGACGTCGTTTGGGCAGAAAATGATGAACCAGAATGGATGCGAAACGGCAGCTATCTTGGCTACCGCAAAATCCAAATGCTCATCGAAATCTGGGATCGTTCATCCCTACTTGATCAAGAAGACACTTTTGGTCGGAAAAAAGCATCTGGTGCACCGTATCATAAAAAACATGAACACGATAAAGTCGACCCAAGCAAACTGCCAGCTGATTCACACGTACGCCTAGCCAAAGACACGAAGCAACAAATGCACCGTCGCGCGTATTCGTACACAAACGGTATTGATAAAAGCACGGGAACGATTGATGCTGGATTGCTATTCATCTGCTTCACCCAAAATCCGTCCAAACAATTTCTGCCAATGCTAAGTATCATGGGGAAAATGGATAAATTAAACGAATATACTGTCCCAATTGGAAGCGCGATGTTTGCTTGCCAAGGCGGACTTGCTCCGGGAGAAATTTTTGGAGAAAAACTACTGTAG
- a CDS encoding NUDIX hydrolase, whose protein sequence is MEEWDLLNENRELTRKTHIRGEKLAPGELHLVVHVCIFNEKGQLLIQKRQKDKEGWPNYWDLSAAGSALKGETSRQAAEREVKEELGMTIDLSNTRAKFSYHFEAGFDDYWFITKDVELSDLTLQTEEVADVRFVANEELEALRSSGEFIPYFFLNQLFELKNATTIHF, encoded by the coding sequence GTGGAGGAATGGGATTTACTAAATGAGAATCGTGAACTAACAAGGAAAACACATATCCGCGGTGAAAAACTAGCACCCGGAGAGCTTCATTTGGTTGTTCACGTATGTATTTTTAACGAAAAAGGGCAACTTTTAATCCAAAAGCGTCAAAAAGATAAAGAAGGTTGGCCGAATTATTGGGATCTTTCTGCGGCCGGATCTGCACTAAAAGGCGAAACAAGTCGACAAGCTGCTGAACGAGAAGTGAAAGAAGAACTAGGCATGACAATTGATTTAAGTAACACCCGTGCCAAATTCAGTTACCATTTTGAGGCAGGATTTGATGATTATTGGTTTATTACGAAAGACGTTGAACTAAGCGATTTAACATTACAAACAGAAGAAGTAGCAGATGTCCGTTTTGTCGCCAATGAAGAGTTAGAAGCATTAAGAAGTTCGGGCGAATTCATTCCTTATTTCTTTTTAAATCAACTTTTTGAACTTAAAAACGCCACAACTATTCACTTTTAA
- a CDS encoding YebC/PmpR family DNA-binding transcriptional regulator, with translation MGRKWANIKEKKASKDKTNSRIYAKFGIEIYVAAKSGDPDPHSNQKLRFVIERAKTYNVPKHIIDRAIEKAKGTGDETYSELRYEGFGPNGSMIIVDALTNNVNRTASDVRAAYSKNGGNMGVSGSVAYMFDNTAIFGVEGKDADELLELLMEADIDVRDILDEDGQAIIYAEPEDFHKVQEGLKAAGIEEFTVAEIEMIPQNDIQLSGEDLEKFEKLIDALEDLEDVQKVYHNVELED, from the coding sequence ATGGGCCGTAAATGGGCAAATATTAAAGAGAAAAAAGCGTCAAAAGATAAAACAAATAGTCGTATCTATGCGAAATTTGGAATTGAAATATATGTAGCGGCTAAATCAGGCGACCCAGATCCACATTCCAACCAAAAATTACGTTTTGTTATTGAACGTGCAAAAACATACAATGTGCCAAAACATATTATTGACCGTGCAATCGAAAAAGCGAAAGGCACTGGTGATGAAACGTATTCAGAACTGCGCTATGAAGGCTTTGGTCCAAACGGCTCGATGATTATCGTTGACGCACTGACAAATAATGTGAATCGTACAGCATCCGATGTTCGCGCAGCTTATAGCAAAAACGGCGGAAACATGGGCGTTAGTGGCTCTGTTGCGTATATGTTTGATAATACAGCTATTTTTGGTGTCGAAGGAAAAGACGCAGATGAGCTATTGGAACTTTTAATGGAAGCGGATATTGATGTTCGTGACATTTTAGACGAAGATGGCCAAGCGATTATTTATGCAGAACCAGAAGATTTCCACAAAGTACAAGAAGGTTTGAAAGCGGCTGGAATTGAAGAATTTACAGTAGCAGAAATCGAAATGATTCCTCAAAACGATATTCAATTATCAGGTGAGGATTTAGAAAAATTCGAGAAACTAATTGATGCTTTAGAAGACTTAGAAGACGTGCAAAAAGTATATCATAACGTCGAATTAGAAGATTAA
- a CDS encoding zinc ribbon domain-containing protein YjdM yields MSKLPNCPECNSEYAYEDRGLLICPECGHEWSAVAEEATEEKVFKDSNGNVLTDGDSVTVIKDLKVKGASNPIKMGTKVKNIRLVDGDHDIDCKIDGFGPMKLKSEFVKKI; encoded by the coding sequence ATGTCAAAATTACCAAATTGCCCAGAATGTAACTCAGAATATGCCTACGAAGATCGCGGTCTATTAATTTGCCCGGAATGCGGACATGAGTGGAGCGCCGTAGCAGAAGAAGCTACCGAAGAAAAAGTGTTCAAAGACTCAAACGGCAACGTACTAACAGATGGCGATTCTGTCACAGTCATCAAAGATCTTAAAGTAAAAGGCGCATCAAACCCAATCAAAATGGGAACAAAAGTAAAAAATATTCGCCTAGTAGATGGCGACCACGACATTGATTGCAAAATCGACGGCTTCGGCCCAATGAAATTAAAATCAGAATTTGTTAAGAAGATATAA
- a CDS encoding GntR family transcriptional regulator, with protein sequence MSGMAKYMEIYIDIRDKINQNKYEINEKLPDGDSMARTYDCSKLTVKKALDMLVQEGMIIRRRGAGTFVKSHSTNGGEFALGPMSGLVNTFGKDNIKSKVILFSIEKPSKEVAEKLEMQDDYIYRIIRMREVGHKAYSIEHTYMPLAIIPGLEPHHLEDSIYNYIRDDLKLKMQSAHVWVRGDKSNQEDSKLLDLEEPTFMMEIEKLAHLEDGRVFEYSITRHTYESFVFETVFVQN encoded by the coding sequence ATGTCGGGAATGGCTAAATACATGGAAATATACATAGATATCCGTGATAAAATCAATCAAAACAAATACGAAATTAACGAGAAATTGCCTGATGGGGATAGTATGGCTCGCACGTATGATTGCAGCAAGCTCACTGTCAAAAAAGCACTGGATATGCTTGTACAAGAAGGCATGATTATTAGACGCCGCGGGGCTGGTACTTTCGTGAAATCTCATTCTACTAACGGCGGTGAATTCGCGCTAGGGCCAATGTCTGGACTTGTAAATACATTTGGAAAAGACAACATTAAATCGAAAGTCATTTTATTTTCCATTGAAAAACCATCGAAAGAAGTCGCAGAAAAATTAGAGATGCAGGATGACTATATTTACCGAATCATCCGGATGAGAGAAGTTGGTCATAAAGCCTATTCGATTGAACATACTTATATGCCACTTGCGATTATTCCAGGACTTGAGCCGCACCATTTAGAAGATTCGATTTATAATTATATTCGTGATGATTTAAAACTCAAGATGCAGAGTGCCCATGTTTGGGTACGCGGGGATAAATCGAATCAAGAAGATAGTAAACTCCTCGATTTAGAAGAACCTACTTTTATGATGGAAATTGAGAAATTAGCGCATTTGGAAGATGGCCGAGTGTTTGAATATTCGATTACACGCCATACGTATGAATCGTTTGTGTTTGAAACGGTTTTTGTGCAGAATTAA
- a CDS encoding glycoside hydrolase family 1 protein, whose amino-acid sequence MKELLTFPKDFWWGSAWSAEQAEGRGDTGKAKTVWEHWFETEPNRFYEGVGSEITTDHFNRYKEDVQWMKKTGHNSFRISISWARMFPNDGVGEVNQKAIAFYRDLLTEMNENGIKPFANLYHFDMPVALQDAGGWESREVVDAYVHFADTCFKEFGDLVYHWFTFNEPLGPILGGYLEDFHYPNQIDFKRGAQAGFNTILAHALAIKAFKKLNLSSKIGVILNLSPTYPRSQNEYDLEAAEICDAFYTRSFLDPMVKGTFPEKLVEIMREYDQMPEYTEEDLTIIKENTAQILGLNYYEPRRVKARLTAINEKSPFLPDWFFEPHNMPGKRMNIYRGWEIYERGIYDLCIDIRDNYGNIESFISENGMGVANEERFLNEEGQIQDDYRIQFVKDHLAYVHQAIAEGCDIKGYHLWTFIDCWSWINAYKNRYGLVSLDVETGKRTMKKSGEFYKKMSDMNGFEYETSKLVGTKREETTNG is encoded by the coding sequence ATGAAAGAATTATTAACGTTTCCAAAAGATTTTTGGTGGGGCTCTGCGTGGTCTGCGGAACAAGCAGAAGGTCGCGGCGACACTGGTAAGGCAAAAACTGTTTGGGAGCATTGGTTTGAAACAGAACCGAATCGCTTTTACGAAGGTGTAGGTTCAGAAATTACAACAGATCATTTTAATCGGTATAAAGAAGACGTACAGTGGATGAAGAAAACAGGACATAATTCGTTCCGGATTTCGATTTCATGGGCGCGAATGTTTCCAAATGATGGTGTTGGTGAAGTGAACCAGAAAGCTATTGCGTTTTATCGTGATTTACTTACTGAAATGAATGAAAACGGTATCAAACCATTTGCGAATTTATATCATTTCGATATGCCCGTTGCACTTCAAGACGCTGGGGGCTGGGAATCAAGGGAAGTTGTTGATGCTTATGTCCATTTTGCGGATACTTGTTTTAAAGAATTTGGCGATTTAGTTTATCACTGGTTTACATTTAACGAACCACTTGGACCGATTCTTGGCGGTTATTTAGAAGATTTCCATTATCCGAATCAAATCGACTTCAAACGCGGCGCACAAGCTGGTTTTAACACGATTTTGGCACATGCTTTAGCTATTAAAGCTTTCAAAAAATTAAATTTGTCATCCAAAATCGGCGTTATTTTAAACCTTAGTCCGACTTATCCGCGTAGCCAAAACGAATACGATTTAGAAGCTGCAGAAATCTGTGATGCTTTTTATACGAGAAGTTTCTTGGATCCAATGGTTAAAGGAACTTTCCCAGAAAAATTAGTAGAAATCATGCGCGAATACGATCAAATGCCGGAATATACGGAAGAAGATTTGACGATTATTAAAGAAAATACGGCGCAAATTCTTGGCCTAAATTACTATGAACCAAGACGCGTCAAAGCCCGTTTAACGGCGATTAATGAAAAAAGTCCGTTTTTACCAGATTGGTTTTTTGAACCGCACAATATGCCAGGTAAACGAATGAATATTTATCGCGGTTGGGAAATTTATGAACGTGGAATTTATGATTTATGTATTGATATTCGCGATAATTACGGCAATATCGAATCATTTATTTCTGAAAATGGTATGGGAGTGGCAAATGAAGAGCGTTTCTTAAATGAAGAAGGACAAATTCAAGATGATTACCGGATCCAATTTGTTAAAGATCATTTGGCGTATGTACATCAAGCGATTGCAGAAGGTTGCGATATTAAGGGGTATCACCTGTGGACTTTCATTGATTGTTGGTCGTGGATTAACGCATATAAAAACCGTTACGGACTCGTTTCACTTGATGTCGAAACTGGCAAACGCACAATGAAGAAAAGTGGCGAATTTTATAAAAAAATGAGCGATATGAACGGTTTTGAATATGAAACAAGCAAACTAGTTGGGACGAAAAGGGAGGAAACAACTAATGGCTGA
- a CDS encoding PTS sugar transporter subunit IIC, with amino-acid sequence MAETKKKSIVNGFINVAQRLGGQIHLRSLRDAFASIMPFMILAGFVTLINYVILEPTGFMGKIVNPDTLKTWQEIGISIGNGTLSVITLLVTVAISYHLCLNRGYKNVIAPILVALSSFIVVTPIAMTFLPEGASKSIEVPNVIPVSYTGASGMFVGIIVGLIATDLFIKLSKNKRMQINLTGNIPPAVIKSFNVLIPIMITVIIFSVVSFAVNQIFSMDFNTLVTTIITKPLSYVTTSLPGFLLITSIANLFFGLGIHQAVISGPLLDPFLLQNMQENMVAYANHQEIPHIINMAFKDTFAVMGGSGNTIGLLIAIFIFGKRKDYKDISKLSAAPSLFNISEPIIFGLPIVFNPLLIIPFVLAPIFSLTTAYFATAAGWINHVVVQTPWTTPPIISGFLATGGDWRASVLQVIIIVITVFIYLPFLRMDEKVAFATAQKTEAK; translated from the coding sequence ATGGCTGAAACGAAAAAGAAGTCGATTGTTAATGGTTTTATTAATGTAGCACAACGTCTTGGTGGTCAGATTCATTTGCGTTCATTGCGTGATGCTTTTGCGAGTATTATGCCGTTCATGATTTTAGCTGGTTTTGTCACACTGATTAACTATGTTATTTTAGAACCGACTGGCTTTATGGGCAAAATTGTTAACCCAGATACACTTAAAACATGGCAAGAGATTGGTATTTCAATCGGAAATGGTACCTTGAGTGTTATTACGCTTTTAGTCACTGTGGCGATTTCATATCATTTATGTTTGAATCGTGGCTATAAAAACGTCATTGCTCCAATTCTTGTTGCCTTATCTTCATTTATCGTCGTAACACCGATTGCGATGACGTTCCTTCCAGAAGGCGCATCAAAATCAATCGAAGTACCGAACGTTATCCCAGTTAGTTATACTGGTGCGTCAGGTATGTTCGTCGGTATTATCGTTGGCTTAATTGCAACCGATTTATTCATTAAATTATCGAAAAACAAACGTATGCAAATCAATTTAACAGGAAATATTCCACCGGCAGTTATTAAATCATTTAACGTGTTAATTCCAATTATGATTACGGTTATTATTTTCTCAGTTGTGTCATTTGCAGTTAATCAAATTTTCAGCATGGACTTTAACACGCTTGTTACAACGATTATCACGAAGCCACTTAGCTATGTGACGACAAGTCTTCCAGGATTCTTGCTAATTACATCCATCGCCAACTTATTCTTCGGCTTAGGGATTCACCAAGCAGTTATTTCTGGTCCGTTACTAGATCCATTTTTACTTCAAAATATGCAAGAGAACATGGTGGCTTATGCTAATCATCAAGAAATTCCGCATATTATTAACATGGCTTTCAAAGATACATTTGCGGTTATGGGTGGCTCAGGAAACACGATTGGCCTACTAATTGCCATTTTCATCTTTGGAAAACGAAAAGACTATAAAGATATTTCCAAACTATCAGCAGCACCGTCGCTATTTAATATTAGTGAACCAATTATCTTTGGTTTACCGATTGTCTTCAACCCATTACTAATTATCCCGTTCGTATTAGCGCCGATTTTCTCTTTAACAACTGCGTATTTTGCGACGGCAGCAGGTTGGATTAATCATGTAGTAGTACAAACCCCGTGGACGACACCGCCGATTATTTCAGGTTTCTTAGCAACTGGTGGGGACTGGCGCGCGTCCGTTCTACAAGTAATTATCATTGTTATAACAGTCTTTATCTATCTACCATTCCTACGCATGGATGAAAAAGTTGCTTTTGCTACAGCTCAAAAAACAGAGGCAAAATAA
- a CDS encoding PTS sugar transporter subunit IIB, with protein sequence MKNILLVCNAGMSTSFLVEKMKAAGAEQGIEANIWAVSDAELHENWEKADVILLGPQVGYLKGNTEKVVEGKIPVEVINMLDYGRVNGVAVLERAIELIG encoded by the coding sequence ATGAAAAACATTTTATTAGTATGTAATGCTGGTATGTCCACAAGTTTCTTAGTAGAAAAAATGAAAGCAGCAGGCGCGGAGCAAGGTATTGAAGCAAATATCTGGGCTGTATCCGACGCTGAACTACACGAAAACTGGGAAAAAGCAGATGTCATTTTGCTTGGACCACAAGTTGGTTATTTAAAAGGAAATACAGAAAAAGTAGTGGAAGGTAAAATTCCGGTCGAAGTAATTAATATGTTAGACTACGGCCGTGTAAACGGAGTAGCAGTGCTTGAGAGAGCAATCGAATTAATCGGTTAA
- a CDS encoding helix-turn-helix transcriptional regulator produces the protein MKIERLIGIIMLLLQRELVSASEMATMFEVSKRTIFRDIDTLSMANIPIYTIAGTKGGIGIMPTYKVDKKLLTADDLTAIIASLDGMEQLLSSAETKKTLQKMKNMLDHSSEPPKSSISLDFSNLSMKKELNAKVESLYLAIKKHQLVELSYIDRTGNQTVRKTEPYHLLFRNRSWYLQGYSLERSDFRTFKMSRIVELKTLEDTFEARPFVVKPFGMTADRPTFLMHEVTLIVDKIAREQIVERFDPVAISQQDEEHFLVKVTLPDHEAGYRFLLQLGTHVTIQNRDDFYDSFVDYLAEIQGKYI, from the coding sequence ATGAAAATCGAGCGACTCATCGGAATTATCATGCTGCTCCTCCAACGTGAGTTAGTCAGTGCTTCTGAAATGGCTACGATGTTTGAGGTCTCTAAACGTACTATTTTTCGCGATATTGACACGCTCTCGATGGCGAACATCCCGATTTACACGATTGCCGGAACGAAAGGTGGCATTGGAATTATGCCTACCTACAAAGTCGATAAAAAGCTTCTGACAGCAGATGATTTAACAGCTATTATCGCCAGCTTAGACGGTATGGAACAATTACTTTCTTCCGCAGAAACTAAAAAAACGCTCCAAAAAATGAAAAACATGCTCGACCATTCCAGCGAACCACCCAAAAGTTCGATTTCGCTTGATTTCTCCAATTTATCCATGAAAAAAGAGTTAAATGCAAAAGTCGAAAGTTTATATTTAGCGATAAAAAAACATCAACTAGTGGAACTCAGCTATATTGATCGAACCGGCAATCAAACCGTTCGTAAAACTGAGCCGTATCACCTCCTGTTTAGGAATCGTTCTTGGTATTTACAAGGTTACAGCTTGGAGCGTAGCGATTTTCGGACGTTTAAAATGTCGCGTATTGTTGAACTGAAAACGCTGGAAGACACTTTTGAAGCTCGGCCTTTTGTTGTAAAACCGTTCGGCATGACCGCAGATAGACCCACGTTCTTGATGCATGAAGTCACTTTAATTGTAGATAAAATAGCTCGTGAACAAATCGTTGAACGCTTTGATCCAGTTGCAATTTCACAGCAAGATGAAGAGCATTTTTTAGTAAAAGTGACACTTCCCGATCATGAGGCTGGGTACCGCTTTTTGCTCCAACTTGGAACGCATGTAACCATTCAAAACCGTGATGACTTTTACGATAGTTTTGTTGATTATTTAGCAGAAATTCAAGGAAAATATATCTAA